One Rosa chinensis cultivar Old Blush chromosome 3, RchiOBHm-V2, whole genome shotgun sequence DNA window includes the following coding sequences:
- the LOC112195122 gene encoding L-type lectin-domain containing receptor kinase IV.1 gives MFVKLSVLLLLVLLVSLVPAEAQDLNFIYNSGFNGHSGLNLSVDGIAEITPNGLLKLTNHTKERNDRSGHAFYPNPVTFKNSENDTAFSFSTNFVFAIQSEYTTFSGHGIVFVISPTRGLPGALANQYLGLFNISNNGNFTNHVFAVELDTILNAEFSDINDNHVGIDINGLQSVEAAPAGYYDGRYFKNLSLISRQEMRVWVEYDGTNKQIEVTMAPIAVATKPLTPLLSLTYDLSPILNRTMYVGFSSSTGPFLTSHYVVGWSFRMNGQAQDLIASKLPKLPSIAGEKRSMLFTFGVPLISVSLVLLLVSGVLYVINRKRKFAELLEDWELEYGPQRFKYKELYIATKGFKEKELLGTGGFGKVYRGLLPSSKIEIAVKRVSHESGQGMKEFVAEIVSIGRLRHRNIVQLLGYCRRKGELLLVYDYMPNGSLDKYLFDQPEVTLNWSQRFKVIKGVASGLLYLHEEWEQVVIHRDVKASNVLLDGELNGRLGDFGLARLYNHGTDPQTTHMVGTLGYLAPEYARTGRATTRTDVFAFGTFLLEVACGKRPIKPQGPEDVILVDWVFSCWNRSNILEARDQSIGNDFVAEEVELVLKLGLLCSHSEPAARPSMRQVVQYLAGDVALPELSLLGLSSSHREGSDDYAMSYQSSLGNKFSHSSYVPESALLSGGR, from the exons ATGTTTGTCAAGCTTTCTGTTCTACTTCTACTAGTATTACTTGTCAGTCTGGTACCAGCAGAAGCCCAAGACCTCAATTTCATCTACAATTCTGGTTTCAATGGCCATTCTGGTCTTAATCTCAGTGTAGACGGCATAGCAGAGATCACACCAAACGGTCTCTTGAAGCTTACAAACCACACCAAAGAGAGAAATGATAGAAGTGGTCATGCCTTCTACCCTAACCCAGTAACCTTCAAGAACTCAGAGAACGACAccgccttctccttctccaccaACTTTGTCTTTGCCATCCAATCAGAGTACACTACTTTCAGCGGCCATGGAATCGTCTTTGTCATCTCTCCGACGAGGGGCCTCCCCGGAGCTCTGGCGAACCAGTACCTGGGCCTGTTCAACATCTCCAACAATGGGAATTTCACCAATCATGTTTTTGCTGTGGAGCTTGACACGATCCTGAACGCGGAATTCAGTGACATCAATGATAACCATGTTGGGATAGACATCAATGGCTTGCAGTCTGTCGAAGCTGCTCCAGCTGGTTATTATGATGGTCGGTACTTCAAGAACCTGAGTCTTATCAGTCGACAAGAAATGAGAGTTTGGGTTGAATATGATGGTACCAACAAGCAAATTGAAGTTACTATGGCTCCAATTGCTGTTGCAACTAAACCCCTAACTCCACTTCTGTCTTTGACATATGACCTTTCCCCAATTCTCAACAGAACCATGTATGTTGGCTTTTCGTCTTCAACTGGTCCGTTCCTCACATCCCATTATGTAGTGGGTTGGAGCTTTAGGATGAATGGCCAAGCTCAAGACCTTATAGCTTCCAAACTTCCCAAGTTGCCTAGCATTGCAGGTGAAAAGAGGTCCATGCTTTTCACCTTTGGTGTGCCTCTGATTTCCGTGAGTTTGGTTTTGCTACTGGTTTCTGGGGTGCTTTATGTCATAAATAGGAAGAGGAAGTTTGCAGAACTGCTTGAAGATTGGGAGCTAGAATATGGTCCTCAGAGGTTTAAGTACAAAGAATTGTATATAGCCACCAAAGGGTTTAAGGAAAAGGAGCTTTTGGGAACTGGGGGATTTGGTAAAGTTTATAGAGGTTTATTACCCTCCTCTAAAATTGAGATTGCAGTGAAGAGGGTATCACATGAATCAGGACAggggatgaaggaatttgtagcAGAAATTGTTAGTATTGGCCGGCTTCGTCACCGGAATATAGTACAGCTGTTGGGATATTGCAG GCGAAAAGGGGAGCTGCTTTTGGTCTATGACTACATGCCTAATGGAAGCTTGGACAAATACCTCTTTGATCAACCTGAGGTGACCCTTAATTGGAGCCAGAGGTTTAAAGTCATCAAAGGTGTGGCTTCAGGGCTGCTCTATCTTCATGAAGAATGGGAACAGGTTGTGATTCATAGAGATGTGAAGGCCAGTAATGTATTGCTAGATGGGGAATTGAATGGAAGGCTAGGAGATTTCGGGCTTGCAAGATTATACAACCATGGAACAGACCCTCAAACTACTCATATGGTTGGAACACTCGGGTACCTAGCTCCAGAGTACGCAAGAACAGGTCGGGCCACCACGAGGACCGACGTGTTTGCTTTTGGGACATTTTTGCTCGAAGTTGCTTGCGGAAAAAGACCAATTAAGCCACAGGGTCCAGAAGATGTGATTTTGGTTGATTGGGTGTTTTCTTGTTGGAATAGGAGTAACATCCTTGAGGCAAGAGATCAGAGCATTGGTAATGATTTTGTAGCCGAGGAAGTGGAGTTGGTGTTGAAGCTTGGGCTTTTGTGCTCTCATTCGGAGCCTGCGGCAAGGCCAAGCATGCGACAAGTCGTTCAGTACTTGGCTGGTGATGTTGCTTTGCCGGAACTGTCACTCCTCGGGCTTTCTTCTAGTCACCGTGAAGGTTCTGATGACTATGCTATGTCGTATCAGTCTTCTTTAGGCAATAAGTTCTCCCATTCATCATATGTTCCAGAGTCAGCACTACTTTCAGGTGGTCGTTGA